The Anomalospiza imberbis isolate Cuckoo-Finch-1a 21T00152 chromosome 7, ASM3175350v1, whole genome shotgun sequence genome has a window encoding:
- the NBEAL1 gene encoding neurobeachin-like protein 1 isoform X1 — MASRERLYELWMLYCNKKDPDYLKLWLDSFVSSYEQFLDVDFEKLPTRVDDIPPGISLLPDNILQVLRLQLLQCVQKMSDGLEEQQQTLSLLLVKFFIILCRNLANVEEIGMCSYINHVITMTTLYIQQLKSKTKEKEVEDQTPIEEFVRHALAFCESLYDPYRNWRQRIAGRFLSTVERSRQKYKPASLTVEFVPFFYQCFQESEHLKESLKCCLLHLFGAIVAGGQRNALQAVSPATMEVLMRVLADCDNWDDRNPEEVSRKAELTLKCLTEVVHILLTSSSDQRQVETSTILENYFKLLNSDHSALPNPRRCRQWESRFIALQIQMLNTITAMLDCTDRPVLQAIFLNSNCFEHLIRLLQNCKLFLNANNKVADKSEKDLTNKLLTEMNEDQVFQGHLDSLAVSTIQALTAVMHKSPAAKEVFKERIGYAHIYEVLKSLGQPSRELLEELMNMAVEGDHMAVGILGISNVQPLLLLIQWLPELESHELQIFISSWLRRICCIDRQSRATCVNANMVIRIIETLNSHSMLHCTCAENLIALLGSLGSQSMGSEELLQLVRLLRPEEPRGAHPYVVPVMRALLAMARKQGLASALQYFNLHHSMAGIALPAIHRWPGSAFSFNAWLCLDQDRVDPGTTGKSGKRKQLYSFFTGSGMGFEAFITCSGVLVVAVCTKREYATVMLPDHCFFDSLWHNITIVHVPGKRPFGQSLVYIYVNGQQKVSAPLRFPAMNESFTSCCIGSAGQRTTTPPPSQIPDPPFSSPIMPHRTSLGGILTPGSWGGVLGKPEFITKMISAGTQDSEWGCPTSLEGQLGSVIIFHEALQPPQVKALYLAGPNCLTPWKSQEAEVADLPSKVLLHYTPKACRNPICLDLSANLLHGRLTGNKVVNWDIKDMINCIGGMNVLFPLLEQISFLGAQMPEKSEGETVPPELVTPVEGDWVVFSSPKASEARLEKNIVATFVLMIKHFIQGHHVNQENLIHSHGVATLGALLQKVPSILMDVNVLMAVQLLIEQVSVEKNMQLLQQMYHHLLFDFSIWNSGDFPFRIGHIQYLSTIIKDSRRLFRKKYGVQFLLDTLRIYYGTGCKDSDLAPDDLRTIRTSLYGLIKYFLSKGGTHEEIQSIVGYIAATSDEEQLCGILDILFSLLHSSPTPDQLFLLLFEPGNADILYALLLHQRYSDRLRELVFKIVEEMLKCTKVYERSKHRMRLREVGYSGLGLLLNESPVTVSLIKNLLNQVLYADPAVNYKDLLAVVYLAHRSDINMRVIICRKILHLLHSQLDAAQQISQQLGWQDTLVRLFLKENSEVRIGFKENRTDSSREEDKKPTEELQKHQADKTEREKAGSFASVNGLFDQWSLEDNKSLDAPAHFSVMPLEDASTAEMSFSSEGRGELWHSNPSHLSLDLSSVDSYELADVGNQMTDSQPSTPSPTESTKPFSGQPDKELGVTNDVGFATELSLFENQGGSDNELIQLLTDILLCIMWKGIEKSDDDSWIERGQVFSALTKLGMSNELLRPSDEIKLNLLEKMLEWSVTDNRDSKALPTHAENAFKLLLIVQGFLQAEGLINSNLWTEKLLEELVTLMDSLSVWYSAGLEAIRLSQVQVQLLLGFIAQDNLQVCAMAAAKLNTLLQTKVIESQPEACYLLGKLEGILSRSIEEKTETYSFLIPLVRTLVSKIYELLFMNLHLPSLPPTNGSPSFFEDFQEYCRSEEWQVYIDKYIIPNMKQYEENSFRHDNEQMALYWKDCYEAFMVNMHKRDRERGESKLKFQEHFVEPFSRKARQENLRYNSMLKQLSSQHTATLRQWRTAQLYLFSERGPWAERKQRPVHWKLSNVENFSRMRLKLVQNYNFNSHQDASDLRDNLGVHQTQPSSESLLLEVVKQVKVSDLEDDVLELPEEDTAASSNLDEKDDESQKEKLILSEDCELITVIDVIPGRLEVTTQHIYFFDGSIEKEEGVGFDFKWHLSQIREIHLRRYNLRRSALEIFLTDQTNYFLNFNKEVRNKVYSRILSLRSPNISGTRSPQELFKASGLMQKWVNREISNFDYLIQLNTMAGRTYNDLAQYPVFPWILRDYTSEELDLNNPAVFRDLSKPIGVVNEKNAKTVKEKYENFEDPLGMIDKFHYGTHYSNAAGVMHYLIRVEPFTTLHIQLQSGRFDCADRQFHSIPATWQALMDNPNDVKELIPEFFYFPEFLENQNGFNLGQLQMSKEVVNDVVLPKWAHSPEDFINKHRKALESEYVSAHLHEWIDLIFGYKQRGPAAVEALNVFYYCTYEGAVDLDALTDEKERKALEGMINNFGQTPCQLLKEPHPQRLSAEEVVQRLTKSDTSTLNLFQHLTELKSFFIEGISDGVPIVKAVVPRNQSRSFISQGSPEILVTTSLNCIIGTHGWLPYDKNISNYFTFIKDTTVTNPKTQRSMSGPFAPGLEITSKLFAVSHDAKLLFSGGHWDNSIRVTSLTKGKLMGQHIRHMDIVTCLAIDYCGIHLISGSRDTTCMIWQIVQQGGVPVGLAPKPLQILYGHTDEVSSVGISTELDMAVSGSRDGTVIVRTIRKGQYVRTLRPPCESSLLLTVPNLAVSWEGHIVVHTSVEGKTTLKDKNALHLYSVNGKYLGSETLKEEVSDLCVTGEYIVMGSLQGFLSIRDLYSLSLSISPLAMRLPIHCISVTKEYSHILVGLEDGKLIIVGVGKPAEVKPTIKNFFYRTVGSSLISAFQLSKRSPLWQDALRSAFPKALGIKQTAQPDFIRRD; from the exons GTGAACATCTCAAGGAGAGCCTAAAATGTTGCCTGCTGCATCTCTTTGGAGCTATTGTGGCTGGTGGTCAG AGGAATGCTCTTCAAGCAGTATCTCCTGCCACCATGGAAGTTTTGATGCGCGTTTTAGCAGACTGTGACAACTGGGATGACAGAAACCCTGAGGAAGTGAgcaggaaggcagagctgacTCTGAAGTGCCTGACAGAAGTTGTCCATATCCTCTTAACCAGCAGTTCTGACCAGCGCCAGGTCGAGACAAGCACAATATTGGAGAACTATTTCAAGTTGCTTAATTCAGACCATTCAGCCTTACCTAATCCAAGGCGATGCAGGCAGTGGGAGAGCAGATTCATAGCACTGCAGATCCAAATGCTGA ATACCATCACAGCCATGTTAGACTGCACAGATAGGCCTGTTCTGCAGGCAATTTTCCTTAACAGTAACTGCTTTGAGCATCTCATTCGACTGTTGCAGAACTGCAAG CTGTTTTTAAATGCTAACAATAAAGTGGCAGACAAGAGTGAGAAAGACCTTACCAACAAATTACTGACAGAAATGAATGAGGACCAG GTGTTTCAGGGGCACCTGGACTCCTTGGCAGTATCAACCATTCAAGCCCTCACAGCAGTAATGCACAAGTCTCCAGCTGCAAAG GAGGTCTTCAAGGAGAGAATTGGGTATGCACACATATATGAGGTACTAAAATCACTGGGTCAGCCGTCACGGGAATTGCTGGAAGAACTCATGAATATG GCTGTTGAAGGTGACCACATGGCTGTTGGGATACTAGGCATTAGTAATGTCCAGCCCTTATTGCTGCTCATTCAGTGGCTTCCAGAGCTAGAATCACATGAGCTGCAGATTTTCATCTCCAGTTGGTTGAGGCGAATCTGCTGTATTGACAGACAGAGCCGTGCCACATGTGTCAATGCAAACATGGTCATCCGTATCATCGAGACCCTCAATTCCCACTCGATGCTCCACTGCACTTGTGCAGAGAACCTGATTGCCCTGCTGGGCTCCTTGGGGAGCCAGTCCATGGGCTCggaagagctgctccagctggtgCGGCTGCTGCGGCCGGAGGAGCCGCGGGGCGCTCACCCGTACGTGGTGCCGGTGATGCGCGCGCTGCTGGCCATGGCGCGGAAGCAGGGCCTGGCCAGCGCCCTGCAGTACTTCAACCTGCACCACAGCATGGCCGGCATCGCCCTGCCCGCCATCCACAGGTGGCCGGGCTCCGCATTCTCCTTCAACGCCTGGCTCTGCCTTGACCAGGACCGGGTGGACCCTGGCACGACGGGCAAAAGTGGCAAGAGGAAGCAGCTCTACAG CTTTTTCACAGGAAGTGGTATGGGGTTTGAAGCCTTCATTACGTGCTCGGGGGTATTGGTGGTCGCAGTGTGCACGAAGAGGGAATATGCAACAGTGATGCTGCCTGACCATTGTTTTTTTGACTCTCTCTGG CACAACATAACTATTGTTCATGTGCCTGGAAAGAGGCCCTTTGGTCAGAGCCTCGTGTATATCTATGTCAATGGACAGCAGAAAGTCTCTGCCCCACTTCGATTCCCTGCTATGAATGAA TCTTTCACTTCTTGCTGCATTGGCTCAGCTGGTCAAAGAACAACAACTCCTCCTCCCTCTCAGATACCAGATCCGCCTTTTTCCTCCCCAATCATGCCCCACCGGACATCGCTTGGGGGCATTCTCACTCCAGGAAGTTGGGGTGGGGTGCTTGGAAAACCAGAGTTCATCACCAAAATGATCTCAGCGGGGACTCAGGACAGTGAATGGGGGTGTCCAACATCTTTGGAGGGCCAACTTGGATCAGTTATTATCTTCCATGAAGCACTGCAACCTCCTCAGGTGAAAGCATTGTATTTAGCAG GTCCAAACTGTCTAACTCCATGGAAGTCTCAAGAAGCTGAAGTAGCAGACCTCCCTAGTAAGGTTCTGCTTCATTATACACCAAAG GCCTGCAGAAACCCAATTTGCCTTGACCTGTCTGCAAATCTTTTACATGGAAGACTAACTGGAAACAAAGTAGTGAATTGGGACATCAAG GATATGATCAACTGTATTGGTGGAATGAATGTGCTGTTTCCGTTGCTGGAGCAGATCAGCTTTCTTGGTGCACAAATGCCTGAGAAGTCTGAAGGAGAAACTGTGCCTCCAGAACTTGTAACTCCTGTAGAGGGTGACTGGGTGGTGTTTTCATCCCCAAAGGCATCAG AAGCACGTCTGGAGAAGAACATAGTTGCAACTTTCGTCTTGATGATAAAACACTTTATTCAGGGGCATCATGTTAATCAAGAAAATCTCATTCACTCCCATGGAGTTGCCACCCTAGGAGCCTTGTTACAGAAG GTGCCAAGCATCTTAATGGATGTGAATGTCCTGATGGCTGTACAGTTGTTGATAGAACAAGTCTCAGTAGAAAAGAACATGCAGCTTTTACAACAGATGTATCACCACTTACTTTTTGACTTCAGCATCTGGAACAGTGGCGACTTTCCCTTCAGAATTG GTCATATACAGTATCTTTCTACAATCATCAAGGACAGTAGAAGGCTCTTCAGAAAGAAGTATGGTGTGCAGTTTCTTCTAGACACACTCAGGATTTATTATGG GACTGGTTGTAAAGACAGTGATTTGGCTCCTGATGACCTGAGGACAATACGGACATCCCTGTACGGACTGATCAAATATTTCCTGAGCAAAGGTGGAACACATGAAGAAATTCAGAGCATTGTAGGATACATAGCTGCCACCAGTGACGAGGAGCAG CTCTGTGGAATTTTGGACATTCTCTTCAGCCTACTTCATTCCAGTCCAACCCCAGACCAGctttttttattgctctttGAACCAGGGAATGCTGATATTCTTTATGCTCTGTTATTGCATCAAAGATACTCTGACAGGCTTAGAGAACTTGTATTCAAG ATCGTGGAAGAGATGCTGAAATGTACCAAAGTTTATGAGCGGAGCAAGCACCGTATGCGACTCAGAGAAGTGGGGTACTCTGGGCTGGGACTCCTTCTGAATGAATCCCCAGTTACTGTTTCTCTTATTAAAAACCTTCTTAACCAAGTTCTGTATGCAG ATCCTGCTGTGAATTATAAAGATCTTCTAGCTGTAGTGTATCTGGCTCATAGATCAGATATAAACATGAGAGTGATTATCTGTAGAAAG ATTTTGCACCTTTTGCATTCCCAATTGGATGCGGCACAACAGATTTCtcagcagctgggctggcaggacaCTTTGGTTAGACTATTCCTGAAAGAAAACTCAGAGGTCCGGATTGGCTTTAAGGAGAACAGGACTGATTCCTCCAGGGAAGAGGATAAAAAGCCTACTGAAGAGCTTCAGAAGCATCAAGCTGAtaagacagagagagagaaagctgGCAGCTTTGCATCAGTTAATGGTCTGTTTGATCAGTGGAGTTTAGAAGACAACAAATCCCTGGATGCCCCTGCCCATTTCTCTGTTATGCCACTGGAAGATGCATCCACAGCAGAGATGTCTTTCAGTTCGGAGGGCCGAGGAGAACTGTGGCACAGTAATCCTTCACATTTGAGTTTAGATTTGTCCAGTGTTGACTCTTATGAACTGGCTGATGTTGGGAATCAGATGACAGACAGCCAGCCCAGCACTCCCTCACCCACAGAGAGCACAAAgcccttctctgggcagcctgacAAAGAGCTGGGTGTTACCAATGACGTGGGCTTTGCTACTGAGCTTTCTCTCTTTGAAAACCAAGGA GGGAGTGATAATGAACTCATACAGTTACTTACAGACATCCTACTGTGTATAATGTGGAAAGGTATTGAAAAATCTGATGATGATTCTTGGATTGAGAGAGGACAGGTGTTCTCTGCTCTCACCAAACTGGGGATGTCTAATGAGCTGCTGCGACCTTCTGATGAAATAAAACTCAA CTTGTTGGAGAAGATGTTAGAATGGTCAGTCACTGATAACAGAGATTCAAAAGCTCTCCCTACACATGCTGAAAATGCCTTCAAGCTCTTGCTAATTGTACAAGGTTTCCTGCAGGCAGAAGGACTAATTAATTCAAATTTATGGACAGAAAAG CTCTTGGAAGAACTAGTGACTCTCATGGACAGTCTGTCAGTCTGGTACTCTGCTGGCCTAGAAGCAATTAGGCTTTCACAGGTGCAAGTCCAGCTGCTCCTTGGATTTATTGCACAAGACAACTTACAG GTCTGTGCTATGGCAGCAGCCAAACTAAACACCCTCCTTCAGACCAAAGTAATTGAGAGCCAGCCTGAAGCATGCTACCTCCTGGGGAAGTTGGAAGGCATTTTGAGTAGGTCAATTGAAGAGAAGACAGAAACTTACTCATTTTTGATTCCCCTTGTTCGTACATTGGTATCCAAGATTTATGAACTTCTCTTTATGAATCTGCACCTTCCTTCATTGCCTCCTACCAATGGCAGCCCATCTTTCTTTGAGGACTTTCAAGAATACTGCAGATCTGAGGAGTGGCAAGTTTATATTGACAAATAT ATTATTCCAAATATGAAGCAGTATGAAGAGAATTCATTCAGACATGATAATGAGCAGATGGCACTTTATTGGAAAGATTGTTATGAAGCATTTATGGTGAACATGCACAAGCGAGACcgggaaagaggagaaagtaAGCTTAAATTTCAG GAGCACTTTGTGGAGCCGTTCAGCAGAAAGGCTCGGCAGGAAAATCTGCGGTACAACAGTATGCTCAAACAGCTTAGCAGTCAACACACAGCCACACTGAGGCAGTGGAGAACAGCCCAGCTTTACTTGTTCTCTGAGCGTGGGCCTTGGGCTGAAAG GAAACAGCGTCCTGTTCACTGGAAGCTTTCAAATGTGGAAAATTTTTCACGTATGAGACTAAAACTAGTGCAGAATTACAACTTCAACTCTCATCAGGATGCTAGTGACCTGAGAGATAATCTAG GTGTGCACCAGACACAGCCCTCTAGTGAGTCTCTGCTTCTGGAGGTGGTGAAGCAGGTGAAAGTGAGTGACTTGGAAGATGATGTTCTGGAACTACCAGAAGAAGACACAGCAGCCAGTTCCAATTT GGATGAGAAGGATGATGAAAGCCAGAAAGAAAAGCTAATATTGTCTGAAGACTGTGAACTCATTACAGTAATTGATGTGATACCAGGCAGGCTGGAGGTCACTACCCAGCACATCTATTTCTTTGATGGTAGCATTGAGAAGGAGGAAG GGGTAGGTTTTGATTTCAAATGGCACCTTTCTCAAATTCGAGAGATCCATTTGCGTCGGTACAACCTGAGGAGGTCAGCTTTGGAGATCTTCCTTACGGATCAAACCAACTATTTCCTCAACTTCAATAAGGAG GTACGAAATAAAGTCTACAGTCGGATATTGTCACTGCGTTCTCCAAACATTTCTGGGACCAGATCGCCACAGGAGCTTTTCAAAGCGTCAGGTTTGATGCAG AAATGGGTGAATAGAGAAATATCCAACTTTGACTACCTTATTCAGCTAAACACTATGGCAGGACGAACTTACAATGACCTTGCTCAATATCCTGTG TTTCCCTGGATTTTACGAGATTACACCTCAGAAGAACTGGACCTGAATAATCCTGCAGTATTTAGGGACCTGTCCAAACCTATAGGTGTGGTGAATGAGAAGAATGCTAAGACTGTGAAAGAGAA ataCGAGAATTTTGAGGATCCTCTTGGGATGATTGACAAATTTCACTATGGGACACATTACTCGAATGCTGCTGGTGTCATGCATTACCTCATTCGAGTAGAGCCTTTCACAACACTTCACATCCAGCTTCAGAGTGGCAG ATTTGACTGTGCTGACAGACAGTTCCACTCTATTCCTGCTACCTGGCAGGCACTCATGGACAACCCCAATGATGTCAAGGAACTTATCCCAGAATTCTTCTACTTTCCAGAATTCTTGGAGAATCAAAACG GTTTTAACTTAGGCCAGCTTCAAATGTCCAAAGAGGTGGTAAATGATGTTGTTCTGCCTAAGTGGGCCCACTCCCCAGAAGACTTTATAAATAAACACAGGAAGGCTCTG gaATCTGAGTATGTTTCTGCTCATCTTCATGAATGGATAGATTTGATTTTTGGCTACAAGCAGAGGGGACCAGCTGCAGTGGAGGCGCTCAATGTGTTCTACTATTGTACTTATGAAG GGGCTGTGGATTTGGATGCTTTAACAGatgagaaagaaaggaaggctTTAGAAGGGATGATAAACAATTTTGGGCAAACTCCCTGTCAGCTGTTAAAG GAGCCCCATCCACAAAGGCTGTCAGCAGAAGAGGTAGTACAAAGACTAACTAAAAGTGATACCTCTACTCTGAATCTCTTCCAACACCTCACTGAGCTGAAGTCATTCTTCATAGAG GGAATTAGTGATGGTGTGCCCATTGTCAAAGCTGTTGTCCCCAGGAATCAGTCACGTTCCTTTATTTCTCAGGGAAGCCCAGAGATCTTG GTAACAACAAGTCTGAACTGCATTATTGGAACTCATGGTTGGCTGCCTtatgacaaaaatatttccaactATTTTACATTCATCAAAGATACAACAGTGACAAATCCCAA AACACAGCGCAGCATGAGTGGTCCTTTTGCCCCAGGGCTGGAGATCACCTCCAAGCTGTTTGCAGTGTCCCATGACGCAAAGCTGCTCTTCAGTGGCGGACACTGGGACAACAGCATCCGAGTGACGTCCCTTACGAAAGGCAAACTGATGGGACAGCACATCAGGCACATGG ATATTGTGACCTGCTTGGCAATAGACTACTGTGGAATTCATTTAATTTCAGGCTCCAGAGATACTACCTGTATGATATGGCAGATAGTTCAGCAG GGAGGAGTGCCTGTAGGCCTGGCACCTAAGCCATTACAGATCCTTTATGGGCACACTGACGAAGTTTCAAGTGTTGGCATCAGCACTGAACTGGATATGGCAGTGTCAGGATCCAGG GATGGCACCGTCATTGTCCGCACCATTCGGAAAGGTCAGTATGTGAGGACTCTGCGACCACCTTGTGAGAGTTCTCTCCTGCTGACTGTTCCCAATCTGGCTGTGTCCTGGGAAGGCCATATAGTTGTCCACACCAGCGTGGAAGGAAAGACTACTCTCAAG GATAAGAATGCATTACATCTCTATTCTGTCAATGGGAAATATCTGGGTTCTGAGACTCTGAAGGAGGAAGTGTCCGATCTGTGTGTAACTGGCGAATATATCGTCATGGGCAGCTTGCAGGGATTTCTTTCCATACGGGATCTCTACAG CCTGAGTCTGAGCATCTCTCCCTTAGCCATGAGACTGCCAATCCATTGCATTTCTGTCACCAAAGAGTACAGCCACATCCTTGTTGGCTTGGAGGACGGCAAGTTGATTATCGTTGGTGTTGGCAAGCCAGCAGAGGTAAAACCCACCATCAAGAACTTTTTCTACCGAACAGTGGGAAGTTCACTTATTTCTGCTTTCCAGTTGAGCAAGAGGTCTCCTCTATGGCAGG ATGCGCTCAGGTCAGCTTTCCCGAAAGCTCTGGGGATCAAGCAAACGGCTCAGCCAGATTTCATCAGGAGAGACTGA